One part of the Bacillus sp. FJAT-45350 genome encodes these proteins:
- a CDS encoding IS4 family transposase encodes MDKITRKTSFGQWFSPINLQLFEENVKTLKLDYYTKKLTTESFLKLLLFAQLQEIESLHALGDSLFDDKLQKEVNLDSISISQLSRRLNNMNPDLFQKLFLDLVAQIHVKTHPTKLIMPLKIIDSSTLPLNLTHHKWAKFRKTKAGVKVHLRLVFMENGLSYPEKAVITTAKEHDRGQLEVMIDNKECMYVFDRGYLDYERFDRMTDDGYFFLSRLRKNAVVREVYEFKLPEGSAVLSDQMVLIGTTQNRSENYFRLLKVKDSKGNELHLITNRFDLSAEEISEMYKSRWAIELFFKWIKQHLNIKKFYGHSEWAIQNQVFIALIVFCLHVLVQIETNSKRKTLQISRYLRAALWKPAYIWIRKIEGKAVP; translated from the coding sequence ATGGACAAGATTACACGAAAAACTTCATTTGGACAATGGTTTTCACCCATTAACCTTCAATTATTTGAAGAAAACGTGAAAACGTTGAAATTAGATTACTATACAAAAAAGTTAACGACCGAATCATTTCTAAAATTACTTCTTTTTGCACAACTTCAAGAAATCGAAAGTCTTCATGCACTGGGCGATAGTCTTTTTGATGACAAGCTGCAAAAAGAAGTTAACCTAGATTCTATCAGTATCTCTCAGCTATCACGGCGATTAAATAATATGAATCCTGACTTATTTCAAAAGCTTTTCTTAGATCTAGTAGCACAAATTCATGTCAAAACACACCCTACAAAACTGATTATGCCGTTAAAAATCATTGATTCAAGCACATTGCCACTTAATTTGACCCATCATAAATGGGCTAAGTTCCGCAAAACAAAAGCGGGAGTTAAGGTGCATTTGCGTCTTGTGTTTATGGAAAATGGACTTTCCTATCCTGAAAAAGCTGTTATTACAACGGCAAAAGAACACGATCGTGGTCAACTTGAAGTGATGATTGATAACAAAGAATGCATGTATGTGTTTGACCGTGGTTACCTTGATTACGAGCGATTTGATCGCATGACGGATGATGGCTACTTTTTTCTTTCAAGACTACGTAAAAATGCGGTCGTACGCGAAGTTTATGAATTTAAACTACCAGAAGGTTCAGCAGTATTATCAGATCAAATGGTATTGATTGGTACAACTCAAAACCGTAGTGAAAATTACTTTCGCCTATTAAAAGTGAAGGATTCAAAAGGAAATGAGCTTCATTTAATCACTAACCGTTTTGATTTGAGTGCTGAAGAGATTTCTGAGATGTATAAATCACGCTGGGCAATTGAACTGTTTTTCAAATGGATAAAACAGCATCTCAACATTAAAAAGTTCTATGGTCACAGCGAATGGGCGATTCAAAATCAAGTGTTTATTGCACTGATTGTTTTTTGCCTGCATGTTCTCGTTCAAATCGAAACGAATAGCAAGCGAAAAACCTTACAAATTAGCCGTTATTTAAGGGCTGCGCTATGGAAACCAGCGTATATCTGGATTCGAAAAATTGAAGGAAAAGCAGTCCCTTAA
- a CDS encoding S-layer homology domain-containing protein: MKNKKGFTWFLIVIMLVSMFQISMMPGSVLAEGMENVPEAGVQLSPSAQPLLSNDANLSSLTVSAGELSSEFDANTTTYDVINLNTSQLTITAIPAEPNASVTINGAPTTSDTISLQAGNNSIPVVVTAQNGTASKTYTVNANLNSTFILVYSAPENGTIEGETSQAVNQGGNGTEVTAVPNENYRFIRWSDGITDNPRTDTDVNEDVNVTAEFQTWVTTTFVLNSGDAEIDTMSLSNSTLGRSNTNASTLSSGDNEFRYITQEFIPSVSGIYHFGNSQASIDTVMLVYEGEFDPEQPANNFVGFNDDNHNPSPEFQSGDVPEDAFCAPETETNTDRARDRCPAVELELTADTRYIIVTSTFSSSASSTLDFPLTFFVSGPAAVSSGDKPVNHIVTFEVSGGSTVADQTVAHGEKVSKPADPTKANHTFEGWFTDNTHTTAFDFDTTVTGDTAIYAKWTMNQSSGGSSGGGGGTTAPTTEQITVPVETGLVNEGIVVNETPITRTRETDGRVRDQVSFTSERVRETIEAVREAEQNTARIVIPDANDEVSEIEFSVPNEAMRDLGDSDVNLEISTENVRITIPESSLDDFDEDLYFRLVPVKGVDQRQEVENRARVEQIVQEVTRDRDVNVVARPMTIETNMQNRPVTLVLPLRDVELPTNEQERTRFLNNLVIFAEHSDGERKLIRANVVDYKQDQLGLEFGVNKFSTFTILHLEGWEELIDDSMERGYIKGFEDETFRPNHSITRAEMAMMFARNLGFVDSQTATEKPFPDVATSHWAAGSIEFVKNVGLMRGDLEGQFHPNAPMKRAEIATVVARYLELELGTVNDSVNAFQDITGHWAVREIAAVKEADIVSGYNDGTFRPNGNVTRAESVVILNNAFDISPYSVEIPTFPDVTLNHWAYEEVEKAVIRK, from the coding sequence ATGAAAAACAAGAAAGGTTTTACATGGTTTTTGATCGTAATAATGTTAGTTAGCATGTTTCAAATTTCCATGATGCCAGGAAGTGTATTAGCTGAAGGAATGGAAAATGTACCAGAAGCTGGGGTGCAATTATCACCATCTGCTCAACCTCTACTTTCTAATGATGCTAACTTGTCTAGCTTAACGGTAAGTGCTGGGGAGTTGAGTTCTGAGTTCGATGCAAATACTACAACGTATGATGTAATTAACTTAAACACTTCACAGTTAACAATTACAGCAATCCCAGCAGAGCCAAATGCTAGTGTTACAATAAATGGAGCTCCTACCACCTCAGATACAATTTCGTTGCAAGCAGGAAACAATTCGATTCCAGTTGTAGTTACGGCACAGAATGGGACTGCTAGTAAAACGTATACAGTAAATGCAAACCTTAATTCTACATTTATTTTAGTCTATTCTGCTCCTGAGAATGGCACGATCGAAGGCGAAACATCACAAGCAGTGAATCAAGGTGGGAATGGAACAGAGGTTACAGCTGTACCCAACGAAAATTATCGTTTTATACGGTGGAGTGATGGTATAACAGATAACCCACGAACAGATACAGATGTAAATGAAGATGTTAACGTTACTGCGGAGTTTCAAACGTGGGTAACCACTACATTCGTTTTAAATAGTGGAGATGCAGAAATTGACACAATGAGTTTAAGCAATAGCACCTTAGGAAGAAGTAATACCAACGCAAGTACATTAAGCTCAGGGGATAATGAGTTTCGTTATATTACTCAAGAATTTATCCCGTCTGTATCGGGAATATATCATTTTGGAAATAGTCAAGCATCTATCGATACAGTTATGTTGGTGTATGAAGGAGAATTTGATCCCGAACAACCAGCAAATAATTTCGTAGGATTTAATGATGATAATCATAATCCATCACCTGAATTTCAGAGTGGTGACGTTCCAGAAGATGCGTTCTGTGCACCAGAAACAGAAACGAATACAGATAGAGCTAGAGATCGGTGTCCAGCTGTAGAGTTAGAATTAACAGCAGATACTCGATATATTATTGTGACATCGACTTTTAGCTCAAGTGCTTCATCAACGTTAGATTTCCCATTGACGTTCTTTGTGTCGGGACCGGCAGCTGTATCTAGTGGTGATAAACCAGTAAATCACATAGTGACGTTTGAAGTATCCGGTGGAAGTACAGTAGCAGATCAAACGGTAGCACATGGTGAGAAAGTTAGTAAGCCCGCAGATCCAACAAAAGCAAACCACACGTTTGAAGGTTGGTTTACAGATAATACGCATACCACAGCCTTTGATTTCGATACTACGGTTACTGGGGATACAGCGATCTATGCGAAATGGACAATGAACCAGTCTTCTGGTGGAAGCTCAGGAGGAGGTGGTGGAACAACAGCACCTACCACTGAACAAATCACAGTTCCCGTTGAAACGGGTCTTGTGAATGAGGGTATAGTTGTTAATGAAACACCGATTACGAGAACAAGAGAAACAGACGGTAGAGTACGAGATCAAGTCAGTTTTACATCAGAAAGAGTCCGAGAAACGATAGAAGCCGTGAGAGAGGCAGAACAAAACACAGCACGGATTGTGATACCAGATGCAAATGATGAAGTGTCTGAGATCGAATTTTCTGTTCCGAATGAGGCAATGAGAGATTTAGGAGACTCAGATGTAAACTTAGAGATTTCTACAGAAAATGTCCGAATTACCATTCCAGAGTCTTCTCTAGATGATTTTGATGAGGATCTCTATTTCCGTTTAGTTCCTGTGAAAGGAGTGGATCAGCGCCAAGAAGTAGAAAATCGAGCACGAGTCGAACAGATAGTTCAAGAAGTTACAAGAGACCGTGATGTAAATGTAGTTGCGCGTCCTATGACGATTGAAACGAATATGCAAAATCGTCCAGTCACACTTGTTTTACCATTACGTGATGTAGAGCTACCAACGAATGAACAAGAAAGAACTCGTTTCTTGAATAATTTGGTGATTTTCGCAGAGCACAGTGATGGTGAAAGAAAGCTCATTCGTGCAAATGTTGTAGATTATAAGCAAGATCAATTAGGCTTAGAATTTGGTGTTAACAAATTCAGTACGTTTACCATTCTTCATTTAGAAGGCTGGGAAGAATTGATCGATGATTCAATGGAAAGAGGCTACATTAAAGGCTTTGAAGATGAAACGTTTAGACCAAACCATTCAATCACTCGAGCTGAAATGGCGATGATGTTTGCACGTAACTTAGGCTTCGTTGATTCACAAACTGCAACAGAAAAGCCATTCCCAGATGTAGCAACTTCTCACTGGGCAGCAGGTTCGATTGAATTTGTAAAAAATGTAGGCTTAATGCGAGGAGACCTTGAAGGTCAGTTTCACCCGAATGCTCCAATGAAGCGAGCAGAAATTGCGACTGTTGTGGCAAGGTATCTTGAGCTAGAGCTAGGCACAGTGAATGATAGTGTAAATGCCTTCCAAGACATTACAGGACACTGGGCAGTTCGAGAAATCGCAGCTGTAAAAGAAGCAGATATTGTAAGTGGCTACAACGATGGAACTTTCCGTCCAAATGGAAATGTAACGAGAGCAGAATCGGTCGTTATTTTAAACAACGCATTCGACATTAGTCCGTATAGCGTTGAAATACCAACTTTCCCAGATGTTACATTAAATCATTGGGCATATGAAGAAGTAGAAAAAGCAGTAATAAGAAAATAG
- a CDS encoding restriction endonuclease translates to MLITPLEKLSWREFERLCFHYFKARGYKPRETSEGADGGVDLIIYNFRDKADEAIQIKHYINSGNQITVKEIRELNSAKRNHSCPLAMFITTTGYTKEALKEADKFKINCRGENWVVDRIVKWQEKEAKKLGLVG, encoded by the coding sequence ATTTTAATAACCCCTTTAGAGAAATTATCATGGAGAGAATTTGAACGTCTCTGTTTTCACTACTTTAAGGCGAGAGGATATAAACCAAGGGAAACTTCCGAAGGGGCAGATGGTGGAGTCGATTTAATCATTTATAACTTCCGAGACAAAGCAGACGAGGCTATTCAGATAAAACACTACATCAATTCAGGTAATCAAATAACAGTTAAAGAAATTAGAGAACTTAATTCTGCCAAGCGTAACCATAGTTGTCCACTTGCTATGTTCATTACAACAACAGGCTATACAAAAGAAGCATTGAAAGAAGCGGATAAATTTAAAATTAATTGTAGAGGCGAAAATTGGGTTGTGGATCGAATAGTAAAGTGGCAGGAGAAAGAAGCGAAAAAGTTAGGACTTGTAGGGTAA